In the genome of Streptomyces sp. V2I9, one region contains:
- the ndgR gene encoding IclR family transcriptional regulator NdgR, producing MDNSSGVGVLDKAALVLSALESGPATLAGLVAATGLARPTAHRLAVALEHHRMVARDMQGRFILGPRLSELAAAAGEDRLLATAGPVLTHLRDITGESAQLYRRQGDMRICVAAAERLSGLRDTVPVGSTLTMKAGSSAQILMAWEEPERLHRGLQGARFTATALSGVRRRGWAQSIGEREPGVASVSAPVRGPSNRVVAAVSVSGPIERLTRHPGRMHAQAVIDSAARLSEALRRSG from the coding sequence ATGGACAACTCTAGCGGCGTCGGCGTTCTCGACAAGGCGGCTCTGGTATTGAGCGCCCTGGAGTCCGGTCCGGCCACCCTCGCCGGGCTGGTCGCGGCGACCGGGCTCGCACGGCCCACGGCCCATCGACTGGCCGTGGCACTGGAACACCACCGGATGGTGGCGAGGGACATGCAGGGCCGGTTCATCCTCGGCCCGCGGCTGTCGGAACTGGCCGCCGCGGCGGGCGAGGACCGCCTGCTGGCCACGGCCGGACCGGTGCTCACCCACCTGCGCGACATCACCGGCGAGAGCGCGCAGCTCTACCGCCGGCAGGGCGACATGCGCATCTGCGTGGCGGCGGCGGAACGGCTGTCCGGACTCCGGGACACGGTGCCGGTCGGCTCCACGCTCACGATGAAGGCGGGCTCCTCCGCGCAGATCCTGATGGCCTGGGAGGAGCCGGAGCGCCTGCACCGGGGCCTCCAGGGCGCCCGGTTCACGGCGACGGCGCTCTCCGGCGTACGGCGGCGGGGCTGGGCCCAGTCGATCGGCGAGCGCGAGCCGGGCGTCGCCTCGGTCTCCGCGCCAGTGCGCGGCCCCTCGAACCGGGTGGTCGCGGCGGTCTCGGTCTCCGGACCGATCGAGCGGCTGACGCGCCACCCGGGCCGGATGCACGCCCAGGCGGTCATCGACTCGGCGGCCCGGCTGAGCGAGGCACTGCGCCGCAGCGGCTGA
- a CDS encoding fumarylacetoacetate hydrolase family protein, with the protein MRIARFSIDGNVAFGVVEGQGTVESGDLVLDIIKGIPYADFELSGTKVPLNKVRLLPPVLPNKVVAVGRNYAEHAAELGHEVPEAPITFFKPTTSVIGSGDAIEYPSFSEELHHEAELAVVIGRMCREVPRERVKDVVLGYTCANDVTARDVQRREQQWARAKGFDTACPLGPWVETDVDPHDLTIQATVNGEQRQLGRTSDMIRSVEDLVVHISEAMTLLPGDVILTGTPAGVGPLHVGDEVAVTIEGIGTLTNKVIKRG; encoded by the coding sequence GTGCGCATCGCCAGGTTCTCCATCGACGGCAATGTCGCCTTCGGCGTCGTCGAGGGGCAGGGCACCGTGGAATCCGGTGACCTCGTCCTCGACATCATCAAGGGCATCCCGTACGCCGACTTCGAGCTCTCGGGCACCAAGGTCCCGCTGAACAAGGTCCGGCTGCTGCCCCCCGTGCTCCCCAACAAGGTCGTGGCCGTCGGCCGCAACTACGCGGAACACGCCGCGGAACTCGGCCACGAGGTCCCCGAAGCGCCGATCACCTTCTTCAAGCCCACCACCTCGGTGATCGGCTCCGGAGACGCGATCGAGTACCCCTCCTTCTCCGAGGAGCTGCACCACGAGGCCGAGCTGGCCGTGGTCATCGGCCGCATGTGCCGCGAGGTCCCCCGCGAGCGCGTCAAGGACGTCGTCCTCGGCTACACCTGCGCCAACGACGTCACCGCCCGCGACGTGCAGCGCCGTGAGCAGCAGTGGGCCCGCGCCAAGGGGTTCGACACCGCCTGCCCGCTGGGCCCCTGGGTGGAGACCGACGTGGACCCGCACGACCTGACCATCCAGGCGACGGTCAACGGCGAACAGCGCCAGCTCGGCCGCACGAGCGACATGATCCGCTCCGTCGAGGACCTGGTCGTCCACATCTCGGAGGCCATGACGCTGCTCCCCGGCGACGTCATCCTCACCGGCACCCCCGCAGGGGTCGGGCCCCTGCACGTCGGCGACGAGGTCGCCGTCACCATCGAAGGCATCGGCACTCTCACCAACAAGGTGATCAAGCGTGGTTAA
- the gltX gene encoding glutamate--tRNA ligase: MAPVRVRFCPSPTGNPHVGLVRTALFNWAFARHHQGTLVFRIEDTDAARDSEESYQQLLDSMRWLGLDWDEGPEVGGPHAPYRQSQRMDLYKDVAGKLLAAGYAYPCYCTTEELDTRRDAARAAGKPSGYDGHCRDLTAEQRSAYEAEGRTSIVRFRMPDEAITFTDLVRGEITVQPENVPDYGIVRANGAPLYTLVNPVDDALMEITHVLRGEDLLSSTPRQIALYRALIELGVAKDIPAFGHLPYVMGEGNKKLSKRDPQASLNLYRERGFLPEGLLNYLSLLGWSIAEDRDIFSMDELVAAFDIKDVNANPARFDLKKCEHINAEHIRMLDVKTFTEACGPWLKAPFAPWAPEAFDAEKWTRIAPYAQTRVTVLSDITDNVDFLFLDEPVEDEASWAKAMKGDPVALLTTARAHLETADWSDPESLKNAVLTAGEAHGLKLGKAQAPVRVAVTGRTVGLPLFESLEILGREKSLARIDAALAKLAA, encoded by the coding sequence GTGGCACCTGTCCGCGTCCGTTTCTGCCCCTCCCCGACCGGCAACCCCCACGTGGGCCTGGTCCGCACGGCCCTGTTCAACTGGGCCTTCGCCCGGCACCACCAGGGCACCCTGGTCTTCCGGATCGAGGACACCGACGCGGCGCGCGACTCGGAGGAGTCCTACCAGCAGCTGCTCGACTCGATGCGCTGGCTGGGCCTGGACTGGGACGAGGGCCCCGAGGTCGGCGGTCCGCACGCCCCCTACCGCCAGTCGCAGCGGATGGACCTCTACAAGGACGTCGCCGGGAAGCTGCTCGCCGCCGGGTACGCCTACCCCTGCTACTGCACCACCGAGGAGCTGGACACCCGCCGCGACGCCGCCCGCGCCGCCGGGAAGCCGTCGGGCTACGACGGCCACTGCCGCGACCTCACCGCCGAGCAGAGGAGCGCGTACGAGGCGGAGGGCCGCACCTCGATCGTCCGCTTCCGGATGCCCGACGAGGCCATCACCTTCACCGACCTGGTCCGCGGCGAGATCACCGTCCAGCCGGAGAACGTCCCGGACTACGGCATCGTCCGCGCCAACGGAGCCCCGCTCTACACGCTGGTCAACCCGGTCGACGACGCCCTGATGGAGATCACCCACGTCCTGCGCGGCGAGGACCTGCTCTCCTCCACCCCGCGCCAGATCGCCCTGTACCGGGCGCTCATCGAACTGGGCGTCGCCAAGGACATCCCGGCCTTCGGCCACCTGCCGTACGTCATGGGCGAGGGCAACAAGAAGCTCTCCAAGCGCGACCCGCAGGCCTCCCTCAACCTCTACCGGGAGCGCGGTTTCCTCCCCGAGGGCCTGCTGAACTACCTCTCGCTGCTCGGCTGGTCGATCGCCGAGGACCGCGACATCTTCTCGATGGACGAGCTGGTCGCCGCGTTCGACATCAAGGACGTCAACGCCAACCCGGCCCGCTTCGACCTCAAGAAGTGCGAGCACATCAACGCCGAGCACATCCGCATGCTCGACGTGAAGACCTTCACCGAGGCGTGCGGCCCCTGGCTGAAGGCCCCCTTCGCCCCCTGGGCCCCCGAGGCGTTCGACGCGGAGAAGTGGACCCGCATCGCCCCGTACGCCCAGACCCGCGTCACGGTCCTCTCCGACATCACCGACAACGTCGACTTCCTCTTCCTCGACGAGCCGGTGGAGGACGAGGCGTCCTGGGCCAAGGCGATGAAGGGCGACCCGGTGGCCCTGCTCACCACCGCCCGCGCCCACCTGGAGACGGCCGACTGGAGCGACCCGGAGTCGCTGAAGAACGCCGTCCTCACCGCCGGCGAGGCCCATGGCCTCAAGCTCGGCAAGGCCCAGGCCCCGGTCCGCGTCGCCGTCACCGGCCGCACCGTCGGTCTGCCGCTCTTCGAGTCCCTGGAGATCCTGGGCCGCGAGAAGAGCCTGGCCCGCATCGACGCCGCGCTCGCCAAGCTGGCGGCGTAA
- a CDS encoding HAD family hydrolase, which translates to MPIRAVLWDIDDTLFDHTGADRTGMRQHLEREGLPEAYASVDVALDAWRALSDRHWARVIAGETDFLGQRRDRVREFLSRDLEDAEAEAWFGRHAAHYEAAWTLFPDVLPALDLLAGDYRHGLLSNAATHHQHHKLTTLGVRDRFETLVCAVELGISKPEAGAFHAACEALALEPHEVAYVGDEPDIDASGAVAAGLTGIWLDRRGRGGRPDLVTITGLDQLPGLLAGDTRFGAPDTFR; encoded by the coding sequence ATGCCGATCCGTGCCGTGCTCTGGGACATCGACGACACACTCTTCGACCACACCGGCGCGGACCGCACCGGTATGCGGCAGCACCTGGAGCGCGAGGGGCTGCCGGAGGCGTACGCCTCGGTGGACGTGGCGCTCGACGCCTGGCGGGCGCTGAGCGACCGGCACTGGGCGCGGGTGATCGCCGGTGAGACGGACTTCCTCGGTCAGCGGCGCGACCGGGTGCGGGAGTTCCTCTCGCGGGACCTGGAGGACGCCGAGGCGGAGGCGTGGTTCGGACGCCACGCCGCCCACTACGAGGCCGCGTGGACGCTCTTCCCGGACGTCCTGCCCGCCCTCGACCTGCTGGCCGGCGACTACCGCCACGGACTGCTGTCCAACGCCGCCACCCATCACCAGCACCACAAGCTGACCACGCTCGGCGTCCGCGACCGGTTCGAGACGCTGGTCTGCGCCGTGGAGCTCGGGATCTCCAAACCGGAGGCCGGCGCCTTCCACGCGGCCTGCGAGGCGCTCGCGCTGGAACCGCACGAGGTGGCGTACGTGGGCGACGAGCCGGACATCGACGCGAGCGGGGCCGTCGCCGCCGGCCTCACCGGCATCTGGCTCGACCGGCGGGGCCGGGGCGGGCGACCCGATCTGGTGACGATCACCGGGCTCGACCAGCTCCCCGGCCTGCTGGCCGGCGATACCCGTTTTGGAGCGCCGGACACCTTCAGGTAA